One Fibrobacter sp. UBA4297 DNA window includes the following coding sequences:
- a CDS encoding cadherin domain-containing protein: MWFGKTSLKAAALVFVGVVSSTFAQAPLDISADDWNYLSNFKLWGTTGIDTKNRPEFYDSRFYDRKNESDFSGYTGVDPDTLGWVGTAKGDLTTDEVGWFDGPIIVGGAVTVPSGYAESRRAYLLTGPIRTTGGIGSARSRGTVCQGTNKSGACADVPEVRPNLSVPGLKGATLSGTLNVSGRTVLNVSDYCAENQICDLFYNSINFSNDSRLIVQMPGPKGQPTRIFTNSINFGTHPEIVVAYQGKGELELKEYDGNLLIYSNGDINFDNTDNVPIMGTIVSRGTITLGRNMIFAGQFIAEKIKVGNEIKAETFVFKKFDPKIEISVGNNSKKIKESDVWEPIEIVLSEASKKEVSFNYCFAFNRPEGVHGQYAGHDDVGAKDATHAFPICGVSKTKVTIPAGKTKAEGIAIKPLIDGLVEADEALWFQLSDLEGAETTSEYEADLGYKIFIVSNDEFPTVKTALKFDVNEDEKHTFAKAEFQFQHATQNFASVIITSLPNKGSLVLNGTKLTSAGSGITVAVADLGKLTYQAAANEFGNNYATFKYKVVGDGPAGGNTSTEYTATVNVIPVNDKPSVADAAFTVNELDHAVAGGPIVITDVSNERNVDTYTYKLVTNKGDYAAFNNLFEISKLSNQNATIKVKSGAVINYSQKNKYVVYATVTDDAVTETKVVNGPQTSEQFTITVTIKNENDAPTIGNQTFTIAEKQDKAPNIGKDWPSGTSVGKVTTAKDPDGDPLTYSIITTGVPFKFNNGSNELVITDGSVLDFETKPTWTLKVQVSDGELSAQATITVKLTDVNEPIDEPVLPREYSVYENTDEHPAVTSIGTFTVFDPDAGDVLTYSITGALTGAADATIALKDLSDIFELKDTKNPNGTRTVLINVRNASLLDYEKLYISSKGNATYQATITIKDKANHEVSKTTNIAVKDVNENVSAKGGTFYLNEHYPAGSPLCAAAYKDDENKPIECSEYAHVKGSDVDLYTASFKKLTYKMSANNTGDMAEAAKKFTVANDGSLYSNYDKFDFETGVTKYTFYVTVSDGEFSADAKVTVVIDDIKEPEINLDTKGSAIVKENTPSGQEVDDFAAIDDEDVRAELDKIKGKISYDIDQTASASAKGLFEIDDQMGIITVKPGVTIDFEAIYPNVEYSVKVVASGKNADGADVKVNIDRKIIVVDVNEKPAITGTSQATQNKLPTGVTKKDLEIYVPETWTSADDVFGKVDATDPDNAYGSLPHPYGFNILTYKVEKINSVEGSTEFPFELNPNTGAFTVAAGKELDYTKQKKYECVVKVMDRSLDPENPSQSTTATIVINVLDKNRPSEFKVLTNPYDVDENVDVGTVLSGEPIVVYDEDDADLDKLKITITDKDATAAIDAAKLFEVVQVGETDSDRLSKFVIKTKAGIDFEALYKTLESDAVFNVTLTIVDTEGNKTSQDTRIRVNDVNEEPWFTKTSYELAVRENIAKDSVLGKAEAHDPDIHNARFGTLYFSLEGADAAPFDIGSNGEISVTKSAKLDYESKKKYEFYAVVTDKKYTKKVPVTVNILDVDETPEFSDVPELAVDENTLEDAKVGVVVAVDDDCKSGNTCKKPNYTLAATDTDADDYKSFKIDKTSGTIKVAKDSILNYEVQNEYSVRVVATDGDDPTLSTYVDVTIKINDVNDAPTYEKKEYVFEIHENASVGEFVGSVVADDEDTWSKLTYALSDYETGSKDATAFKIEDGKIYLKSSSLNFETKKQYQVWAKATDNGESKGFPNYTATTLVTINLIDDPDGPKIIDDGKKSYDIEENTVDNNSPNGKEIACYQVKDEDKGQLSTLVAYVTDIGNTDADRIFDAKMKKDSLCLIVKDASKLNYETNKHVHKITVEVMDADNLTAKVEKTINIVDVNEMPIISGNKTLSLYENKGEGYVVGRLYSDDIDTSKVFTDNVFSAIGGDTDLFTITEDGKIKTLRDFDYEKEKVRTFELEIALSDRNKTKYSELTTKTTIAITLKDVPEVPQITSTEFSVKENPPADTLIGIIEATDPDGESEFLFSLAEESPYVTVKPNGEIRVKEGAVIDYEKMQKFTITVTVKDADGLEFDGDIVINVIDENEPPKIEPQEFTFPEDSKPGTKKGPVEAKDPDTKNKKFNDLKFYPVEENDKFEIKSNGDIVLKGELDYEKEKSYVIKVYVTDGEFTDTTDITVKVGNVIEKSQVEITRVEAGDSVYIKPNKEIYTNQEVIEVEWTQDGKIMTSLDTLKEGCQKIIKSYKDSSKDVAGADTIEVCYSTAAPKVDVDATKTIVSADNIYTIVEGVDKKDSSIYVNNKTKDVKVTVEDTVSHYKESFNVTVVLDTISVADKTVKEMVEISKSEITLEKNPKSSAKTTPIGDKKKISYDKVINGDSVIVSYFVDNDGEIIKTAVMDESGEKSDIVVIEVSKVVDVKGKKVVVSYKADAETGKILYGDSEGNLMYDVPKSSSSKDSSKEEKKNADLKTGVGAFTVTYDAKGVEGNKSTVSYVIDEKGKIVANDEGDRGYLVTYTYTNKYGNSADKSVFMVLDKVKPLVKILTPSDGDVVYANYVDVEWCVAIDGDEKNCVKQDTLSFQSLEKGPNVIKRVYRDKAGNETIAEINVMMKKAKDVNINLEEPMVIVSIDSVNKYYESNPPEEDQKYAVSILNPKTQTESEVIKGMANESKEGSGKEPYPGYEGHIGPTITVDMKLPIVSAVGGLATLDDIIVGGNMIPLEGVDADNSEKMSVEEYVEKYCSTEFREELGKDYSRARLYSTSARVTLWFYTTGGQFVDKYRYDYDIDDPDFVDKAGLVKMFFEMKPDINGELRDKSGRLYGTGPYIVKTKVDIRSKLRCAVPPVAKSKAGDVLKSSDEMLKRFGYRRPVLRGNEKASSSSKKEEKKDSKK; this comes from the coding sequence ATGTGGTTTGGCAAAACAAGTCTTAAAGCAGCGGCCCTGGTCTTTGTGGGCGTGGTTTCGTCTACATTTGCGCAGGCACCATTAGATATCAGTGCCGACGACTGGAATTACCTCTCCAACTTTAAGCTTTGGGGAACTACGGGGATTGATACCAAAAACAGACCTGAATTTTATGATTCCAGATTTTACGATCGTAAAAACGAAAGCGATTTTAGCGGGTATACAGGCGTTGATCCTGATACGCTAGGTTGGGTCGGTACTGCTAAGGGTGATTTGACTACAGATGAAGTCGGATGGTTTGATGGTCCGATTATTGTGGGTGGTGCTGTTACTGTTCCTTCTGGCTACGCTGAATCGCGTAGAGCTTATCTCTTAACTGGCCCTATTCGTACTACGGGGGGGATTGGCAGTGCTAGGAGTAGAGGAACCGTGTGCCAGGGAACCAATAAATCGGGTGCTTGTGCCGACGTTCCTGAAGTTCGTCCAAATTTGAGTGTTCCGGGATTGAAGGGGGCGACTTTGTCCGGAACATTAAATGTTAGTGGACGAACTGTCCTTAATGTGAGCGACTATTGCGCTGAAAATCAAATTTGTGACCTTTTCTATAATTCTATTAATTTTAGTAATGATAGCCGATTGATTGTCCAAATGCCTGGTCCTAAGGGGCAGCCTACACGTATTTTTACCAATAGTATTAATTTTGGAACCCACCCTGAAATTGTTGTGGCCTATCAGGGAAAAGGCGAACTAGAACTGAAAGAATATGACGGCAACTTGCTGATTTATTCTAATGGGGATATCAATTTTGATAATACAGATAATGTACCTATTATGGGTACGATTGTCAGTAGGGGTACAATAACGCTGGGACGCAATATGATTTTTGCGGGACAGTTTATTGCTGAAAAAATTAAAGTTGGTAACGAAATTAAAGCTGAAACATTTGTCTTTAAAAAGTTTGACCCGAAGATTGAAATTTCTGTAGGAAACAATTCTAAGAAGATAAAGGAAAGTGATGTTTGGGAACCTATTGAAATCGTTTTGAGCGAAGCTTCCAAAAAAGAAGTGTCTTTTAATTATTGCTTTGCATTCAATAGACCAGAAGGTGTTCATGGACAATATGCTGGACATGATGATGTCGGAGCTAAGGATGCAACCCATGCGTTCCCGATTTGCGGTGTTAGCAAAACGAAGGTGACTATTCCTGCTGGTAAGACAAAAGCCGAAGGTATTGCTATAAAGCCTTTGATCGATGGCTTGGTTGAAGCTGACGAAGCACTTTGGTTCCAACTTTCTGATTTGGAAGGTGCTGAAACTACATCTGAATATGAAGCTGATTTAGGATACAAAATTTTCATTGTAAGTAACGATGAATTCCCAACGGTTAAGACTGCCCTTAAATTTGATGTTAATGAAGATGAAAAGCATACGTTCGCTAAAGCTGAATTCCAGTTCCAGCATGCTACACAAAATTTTGCTTCTGTTATTATAACCAGCCTTCCGAATAAGGGTTCCTTGGTTTTGAATGGTACAAAACTTACTTCTGCTGGCTCGGGTATAACTGTTGCTGTTGCAGATCTTGGCAAACTTACGTACCAGGCTGCAGCCAATGAATTTGGTAATAATTACGCTACCTTCAAGTATAAAGTTGTCGGTGATGGCCCTGCTGGTGGTAACACATCTACGGAATACACGGCTACAGTGAATGTAATTCCTGTTAACGATAAACCGTCTGTTGCCGATGCTGCTTTTACCGTGAATGAATTGGATCATGCTGTAGCTGGTGGCCCGATTGTCATTACAGACGTTTCTAACGAAAGAAATGTAGATACATACACCTATAAGTTGGTAACTAATAAGGGTGACTATGCTGCATTCAACAACTTGTTTGAAATCAGCAAGTTGAGTAACCAGAACGCTACGATCAAGGTCAAGAGCGGTGCTGTAATTAATTACAGTCAAAAGAATAAGTATGTTGTTTATGCGACTGTAACGGATGATGCCGTTACAGAAACAAAGGTTGTGAACGGTCCGCAGACTTCTGAACAGTTTACGATCACGGTCACTATCAAGAACGAAAATGATGCTCCGACTATTGGGAACCAGACCTTTACTATTGCTGAAAAACAGGATAAAGCTCCGAATATAGGAAAAGATTGGCCGAGCGGTACGAGTGTTGGCAAGGTTACAACTGCAAAAGACCCTGACGGTGATCCGTTGACTTACAGCATCATAACTACGGGTGTTCCGTTTAAGTTTAACAATGGTTCTAACGAACTTGTTATTACTGATGGTAGCGTGCTTGATTTTGAAACTAAGCCGACATGGACTTTGAAGGTTCAAGTTTCAGATGGTGAACTCTCTGCTCAGGCTACGATTACTGTGAAGCTTACGGATGTGAATGAACCTATTGATGAACCCGTTTTGCCAAGAGAATACTCTGTTTACGAAAATACGGATGAACATCCTGCAGTTACATCTATTGGTACGTTTACAGTCTTTGACCCCGATGCTGGCGATGTATTGACCTATTCGATAACGGGAGCTTTGACGGGTGCCGCTGATGCAACTATAGCGTTAAAGGATTTGTCTGATATCTTTGAGCTCAAGGATACTAAAAATCCTAATGGTACAAGAACAGTCTTGATTAATGTAAGGAATGCGTCTTTGCTTGATTACGAAAAGCTCTACATTAGTAGCAAGGGGAATGCGACGTATCAGGCGACCATCACTATTAAGGACAAGGCTAATCATGAAGTCTCGAAGACAACGAATATTGCTGTTAAGGATGTCAATGAAAATGTTTCTGCAAAGGGAGGAACGTTCTACTTAAACGAACACTATCCGGCTGGAAGCCCGCTGTGTGCTGCAGCGTATAAGGATGATGAAAATAAACCCATTGAATGTTCTGAATATGCACACGTAAAAGGTTCTGATGTAGACCTCTATACGGCTTCTTTCAAGAAGTTGACATATAAGATGTCTGCAAATAATACTGGAGACATGGCTGAAGCTGCTAAAAAGTTTACTGTAGCTAATGATGGTAGCTTATATTCTAATTACGATAAATTTGATTTTGAAACTGGCGTGACAAAATACACGTTCTATGTGACTGTATCTGATGGAGAGTTCTCCGCTGATGCAAAAGTTACTGTGGTAATTGATGATATTAAAGAGCCTGAAATCAATCTTGATACAAAGGGATCTGCAATTGTTAAGGAAAATACTCCTTCAGGTCAAGAAGTAGATGATTTCGCTGCCATTGATGATGAAGACGTGCGTGCTGAATTGGACAAGATTAAGGGAAAAATTTCTTACGACATTGACCAAACGGCTAGCGCCAGTGCAAAGGGACTCTTTGAAATTGATGACCAGATGGGTATTATTACCGTTAAGCCGGGAGTCACTATTGATTTTGAAGCGATTTATCCGAATGTTGAATATTCAGTCAAGGTTGTTGCATCTGGAAAGAATGCTGATGGTGCAGATGTGAAGGTTAATATCGACAGAAAGATTATTGTCGTTGATGTTAACGAAAAACCGGCAATTACAGGAACTTCTCAAGCAACCCAGAATAAGCTTCCTACTGGTGTAACAAAGAAAGATCTTGAAATTTATGTTCCTGAAACATGGACTAGTGCGGATGATGTCTTTGGTAAAGTTGATGCCACGGACCCGGATAATGCCTATGGTTCGTTACCGCATCCTTATGGGTTTAATATACTGACCTATAAGGTTGAAAAAATCAATTCTGTTGAGGGCAGTACTGAGTTCCCGTTTGAACTTAATCCCAATACTGGCGCATTTACGGTTGCTGCTGGTAAAGAACTCGACTATACAAAGCAGAAAAAATATGAATGTGTTGTAAAGGTCATGGACCGTTCTTTGGATCCTGAAAATCCATCTCAGTCTACAACCGCAACGATTGTTATTAATGTCTTGGATAAAAATAGACCTTCTGAATTCAAGGTGTTGACAAATCCGTACGATGTTGACGAAAATGTGGATGTGGGAACGGTGCTGTCTGGCGAGCCGATTGTCGTCTATGACGAAGATGATGCCGATTTGGATAAATTGAAAATTACAATAACAGATAAAGATGCTACGGCCGCTATTGATGCTGCAAAACTTTTCGAAGTGGTTCAGGTGGGTGAGACCGATAGCGATCGCTTGAGCAAGTTTGTTATCAAGACTAAGGCAGGCATTGATTTCGAAGCGCTTTACAAGACTCTGGAATCTGATGCTGTATTCAATGTTACTTTGACCATTGTGGATACTGAAGGGAATAAGACTTCGCAGGATACGAGAATTCGTGTGAATGACGTGAACGAAGAACCGTGGTTTACTAAGACATCTTATGAATTGGCGGTTCGCGAAAACATTGCCAAGGATTCTGTTTTGGGCAAGGCAGAAGCTCATGACCCGGATATTCATAACGCTAGGTTTGGAACACTTTATTTCTCGCTCGAAGGCGCTGATGCCGCTCCGTTTGATATCGGAAGTAATGGTGAAATCTCGGTTACCAAGTCTGCAAAGCTTGATTACGAAAGCAAGAAGAAATATGAATTCTATGCTGTCGTGACGGATAAGAAGTATACAAAGAAGGTTCCTGTAACAGTCAATATTCTGGATGTCGATGAAACTCCTGAATTCTCGGATGTTCCGGAATTGGCTGTTGATGAAAATACTTTGGAGGATGCTAAAGTTGGTGTTGTTGTGGCAGTCGATGACGATTGCAAGAGTGGCAATACTTGCAAGAAGCCCAACTATACGCTTGCTGCTACGGATACCGATGCTGACGACTATAAGTCGTTTAAGATTGATAAAACAAGCGGTACAATCAAGGTGGCTAAAGATAGCATCTTGAACTATGAAGTGCAGAATGAATATTCTGTTCGCGTTGTCGCAACCGATGGTGATGATCCGACACTTTCTACGTATGTCGATGTCACAATCAAGATTAATGATGTGAACGATGCTCCGACTTATGAAAAGAAGGAATATGTATTTGAAATTCATGAGAATGCTTCGGTTGGCGAATTTGTTGGCTCTGTTGTTGCCGATGATGAAGATACATGGAGCAAGCTCACGTACGCCCTCTCGGATTATGAGACTGGTTCCAAGGATGCTACGGCCTTTAAGATTGAAGATGGTAAGATTTATTTGAAGTCTAGTTCCTTGAATTTTGAAACGAAGAAACAGTATCAGGTTTGGGCTAAGGCTACGGATAATGGTGAATCTAAGGGTTTCCCGAACTATACCGCCACGACTCTTGTGACCATTAACCTGATCGATGATCCGGATGGTCCGAAGATTATTGATGATGGTAAGAAGAGCTACGATATTGAAGAAAATACAGTCGATAATAATTCTCCGAACGGTAAGGAAATTGCTTGCTACCAGGTCAAGGATGAAGACAAGGGACAGCTTTCTACTCTTGTCGCTTACGTGACTGATATTGGCAATACGGATGCAGACCGCATATTTGATGCCAAAATGAAGAAGGATAGCCTTTGCCTTATTGTGAAGGACGCTTCTAAGCTCAATTACGAAACGAATAAGCATGTCCACAAAATCACGGTCGAAGTGATGGATGCTGACAACCTTACTGCTAAGGTGGAAAAGACAATCAACATTGTTGACGTGAACGAAATGCCGATTATTTCGGGTAACAAGACCTTATCGCTCTACGAAAACAAGGGTGAAGGTTATGTGGTTGGCAGACTTTATTCTGACGACATTGATACGTCTAAGGTGTTTACCGATAACGTGTTCAGTGCTATAGGTGGTGATACTGATTTGTTCACGATTACCGAAGATGGCAAAATCAAGACTCTGCGAGATTTTGACTACGAAAAGGAAAAGGTACGCACATTTGAATTGGAAATCGCTTTGTCTGATAGAAATAAGACGAAGTATTCGGAGCTTACCACCAAGACGACGATTGCAATCACGTTGAAGGATGTTCCGGAAGTTCCGCAGATTACGAGTACTGAATTCAGTGTCAAGGAAAATCCGCCGGCTGATACCCTTATCGGTATTATCGAAGCGACTGACCCAGATGGCGAAAGCGAATTCCTCTTCTCGCTTGCCGAAGAAAGCCCATATGTGACCGTTAAGCCGAATGGCGAAATTCGAGTCAAGGAAGGCGCTGTCATCGACTACGAAAAGATGCAGAAGTTTACGATTACGGTAACGGTCAAGGATGCTGACGGTCTTGAATTTGATGGTGATATCGTCATCAATGTCATTGACGAGAACGAACCGCCGAAGATTGAACCGCAGGAATTCACATTCCCGGAAGATTCCAAGCCGGGCACCAAGAAGGGACCTGTCGAAGCCAAGGATCCGGATACGAAGAACAAGAAGTTCAACGACTTGAAGTTCTATCCGGTGGAAGAAAATGACAAGTTTGAAATCAAGTCCAATGGTGATATTGTCTTGAAGGGCGAACTTGACTACGAAAAGGAAAAGTCCTACGTAATCAAGGTCTATGTGACGGATGGCGAATTTACCGATACAACGGACATCACTGTCAAGGTGGGTAACGTCATTGAAAAGTCTCAGGTCGAGATTACCCGTGTTGAAGCTGGCGATTCTGTGTACATTAAGCCGAACAAGGAAATCTACACGAACCAGGAAGTCATCGAGGTGGAATGGACCCAAGATGGCAAGATCATGACGAGTCTTGATACCTTGAAGGAAGGCTGCCAGAAGATTATCAAGTCTTACAAGGATTCGAGCAAGGATGTGGCTGGCGCAGACACTATCGAAGTGTGTTACAGTACTGCTGCTCCGAAGGTCGATGTCGATGCTACAAAGACGATTGTCTCTGCAGACAACATCTATACGATTGTTGAAGGCGTAGATAAGAAGGACTCTTCCATTTACGTGAATAACAAGACTAAGGATGTGAAGGTTACGGTAGAAGATACTGTTTCTCATTACAAGGAATCTTTCAACGTGACTGTTGTCCTGGATACAATCTCCGTGGCTGACAAGACTGTGAAGGAAATGGTTGAAATTTCCAAGTCCGAGATTACTCTTGAAAAGAACCCGAAGTCTAGTGCCAAGACCACTCCGATTGGCGACAAGAAGAAAATCTCTTATGACAAGGTTATAAATGGTGATTCTGTGATTGTATCTTACTTTGTCGATAATGACGGTGAAATCATTAAGACCGCTGTTATGGACGAGTCGGGTGAAAAGAGCGATATTGTCGTGATTGAAGTTTCCAAGGTTGTCGATGTCAAGGGCAAAAAGGTTGTGGTCTCCTATAAGGCTGATGCAGAAACTGGCAAAATCCTTTACGGGGATTCCGAAGGCAACTTGATGTATGACGTGCCGAAGTCGTCTAGCAGCAAGGATTCTTCAAAGGAAGAGAAGAAAAATGCTGATTTGAAGACTGGCGTGGGTGCCTTCACTGTGACCTACGATGCGAAGGGTGTCGAAGGCAACAAGTCTACGGTCTCTTACGTCATTGACGAAAAGGGCAAGATTGTCGCTAACGATGAAGGTGACAGAGGTTATCTCGTAACCTACACTTACACCAACAAGTATGGCAACTCTGCAGATAAGTCTGTGTTCATGGTGCTCGACAAGGTTAAGCCGCTTGTCAAGATTCTCACTCCGTCTGATGGCGATGTGGTTTATGCAAACTACGTGGATGTTGAATGGTGTGTCGCTATTGACGGTGATGAAAAGAACTGCGTCAAGCAGGATACTTTGAGCTTCCAGAGCCTTGAAAAGGGGCCGAATGTCATCAAGCGCGTTTACCGTGACAAGGCCGGTAATGAGACTATCGCCGAAATCAATGTGATGATGAAGAAGGCTAAGGATGTAAATATCAATCTCGAAGAGCCGATGGTTATCGTGTCTATTGACTCTGTCAACAAGTACTACGAAAGCAATCCGCCGGAAGAAGATCAGAAGTATGCGGTAAGCATCCTTAATCCGAAGACCCAAACGGAGTCCGAAGTTATCAAGGGCATGGCTAATGAGTCCAAGGAAGGCTCGGGCAAGGAGCCGTATCCTGGCTACGAAGGCCATATCGGTCCGACAATCACGGTGGATATGAAGTTGCCGATTGTAAGCGCAGTTGGTGGTCTTGCGACTTTGGACGATATCATTGTCGGAGGCAACATGATTCCGCTGGAAGGTGTTGATGCTGATAATAGTGAAAAGATGTCCGTCGAGGAATACGTTGAAAAGTACTGCTCTACGGAATTCCGTGAAGAACTCGGCAAGGATTACAGCAGGGCAAGACTTTATTCTACAAGTGCCCGCGTGACACTCTGGTTCTACACGACTGGCGGCCAGTTCGTAGACAAGTACCGTTATGATTATGATATTGATGATCCTGATTTCGTAGACAAGGCTGGTCTCGTAAAGATGTTCTTCGAAATGAAACCGGATATAAACGGTGAATTGAGAGACAAGTCTGGACGTCTCTATGGTACAGGTCCGTATATCGTGAAAACCAAGGTCGATATCCGTTCGAAGTTGCGTTGCGCAGTTCCGCCGGTTGCCAAGTCTAAGGCTGGTGACGTGCTGAAGTCCAGCGACGAAATGTTGAAGCGCTTTGGTTATCGTCGTCCGGTACTTCGCGGAAACGAAAAAGCCTCCTCTTCTTCTAAAAAGGAAGAAAAGAAAGATTCCAAGAAGTAA
- a CDS encoding stress response translation initiation inhibitor YciH (involved in start site selection during the initiation of translation), whose protein sequence is MGIEERSTLVFASGVGRIKEEKPKANRPQGDGVVRISLKRLGGGKMASVVSGVPMDEDELKDLARALKQKCGVGGSVKDFNIEIQGDKRNVLKTELEKKGYTVKLAGG, encoded by the coding sequence ATGGGTATCGAAGAACGTTCCACATTAGTATTTGCAAGTGGTGTTGGCCGAATCAAGGAAGAAAAGCCGAAGGCAAATCGCCCACAGGGGGATGGTGTAGTACGAATTTCCTTGAAACGCCTTGGCGGCGGTAAAATGGCTAGCGTGGTATCTGGCGTACCGATGGACGAAGATGAACTCAAGGACCTTGCTCGTGCACTAAAGCAAAAGTGCGGAGTGGGCGGTTCAGTCAAAGACTTTAACATCGAAATTCAGGGCGACAAGCGTAACGTTCTCAAGACCGAACTTGAGAAAAAGGGCTATACCGTCAAACTTGCTGGCGGTTGA
- a CDS encoding FecR domain-containing protein, translating to MLKHLSLSCLLFALMSSSSVFAQGNKKIGTIESAHDAKKGERSCALEEMTPVEIHTSLKVLNCFKTEDGGDVELTLKSNLSRLTIGENSLVSINDVVEKDGDGNFIIRKGYMGFKVQKNKDQKVEFETGTAAASIRGTEGFIGGYDYAFFAGLKNGKLFIQPKNRDSLEIGAGETVIGKGEFLVLKLKSSGDMDFAKLLNKIIADSTLSLEDLKTAVIKADSLYQEMIASKAAAAVPVATDSAMATALKIPQIKYSSYDSLRCVANISVFDVQKGTEARLSALMDGTPISEVALKRNMSRRVALRSGVHEYEFVVENDAGRNSVKKTLGCYPMKPFSVKIFGERNEKVDIPPAPPGADDVITQILQFQIRVPEHDPSFLNKVTVRQNGKVILQERLSQIQNLDYQIPVELQRGHKNRFDVEVIHKSGYAVKATKVYGAGK from the coding sequence ATGCTCAAACATCTGTCTTTATCTTGCTTGCTGTTTGCTTTGATGAGCTCTTCAAGCGTGTTTGCCCAAGGAAATAAAAAGATTGGAACTATTGAAAGCGCTCATGATGCCAAAAAGGGTGAACGAAGCTGTGCTCTAGAGGAAATGACCCCTGTGGAAATTCATACGAGCCTTAAGGTTCTGAATTGCTTTAAAACCGAGGATGGCGGGGATGTCGAGCTTACATTGAAGAGCAACTTGAGCAGGCTCACCATTGGTGAAAATTCCCTTGTTAGTATTAACGATGTTGTAGAAAAGGATGGTGACGGAAATTTCATCATCCGCAAGGGGTACATGGGCTTTAAGGTTCAAAAAAATAAAGACCAGAAAGTTGAATTTGAGACAGGAACCGCAGCCGCATCGATTCGTGGTACGGAAGGCTTCATCGGTGGCTATGACTATGCTTTTTTTGCGGGTTTGAAAAATGGAAAACTTTTTATTCAGCCGAAAAATAGGGATTCCCTTGAAATTGGCGCTGGCGAGACTGTTATCGGTAAAGGTGAATTTTTAGTTTTGAAACTCAAGTCTTCTGGTGATATGGATTTTGCTAAGTTGCTGAACAAAATTATTGCAGATTCTACGCTTTCTTTGGAAGATTTGAAGACTGCAGTGATAAAGGCAGATTCCCTTTATCAGGAAATGATTGCCTCTAAGGCCGCGGCGGCCGTGCCGGTCGCAACGGACAGCGCAATGGCTACGGCTTTGAAAATCCCGCAAATCAAGTATTCCTCTTACGACTCCTTGCGTTGTGTCGCAAATATCAGTGTTTTTGATGTGCAGAAGGGAACCGAAGCCCGCTTGTCGGCTTTGATGGATGGAACTCCGATATCAGAGGTTGCGTTGAAGCGCAACATGTCTAGGCGCGTTGCCTTACGTAGTGGTGTTCATGAATATGAATTTGTCGTTGAAAACGATGCAGGCCGCAATAGCGTTAAGAAAACATTGGGTTGCTATCCGATGAAGCCCTTCTCTGTCAAAATTTTCGGAGAGCGCAATGAAAAAGTTGATATTCCTCCTGCACCTCCAGGTGCCGATGATGTTATCACGCAGATTTTGCAATTTCAGATTCGCGTGCCGGAGCACGATCCGAGTTTCTTGAACAAGGTGACTGTCCGCCAGAACGGCAAGGTTATTTTGCAGGAACGCCTGTCACAAATTCAGAACCTGGACTACCAGATTCCTGTGGAACTGCAGAGAGGCCACAAGAACCGCTTTGATGTGGAAGTGATTCATAAGAGTGGTTATGCAGTTAAGGCGACGAAGGTTTATGGGGCTGGTAAATGA